The genomic DNA CATATATATCTTATATAactgtgtgtatatatgtgtgtgtttagCTTGGAGGCATTCGGTAAAACACAGTTTAAATAGGTTGGAATTTTCCAGGCACTAAACCCAATTCTATGTCGAGAAGAAAGTGAGAATTGATTAGGGTTTAAGAGGAGCACCTGTGCCACGACTGAATTGACTAgggtttaaaaattaaaataaagaaaccAAACATCTTAAGAGTTCAATTGATTTGGTTTGCAAAATAATGTTTTTACCTGTTAAACAAGAGTCCTCATCCTCAGGGGCGGGGCTGAGGGGATGCAAGTGATGCCACCGCACAGGTCCCCCAAATTGGAAGGgccttaatttttcaaatttgcatgtatatacatatatatagcagTATGTGTAAAACATTATAAACTTGAGTCTAAGCACAAGTGGTATTACCGCTTCTTTACATTGGCATAGGTGAtgtgtaacatctcacatcgttcaggggagtgattcttaaatgtatattctcatccctatctaacacgaggccttttgggagctcactggcttcgggttccgtaggaactccgaagttaagtgagaagggggctagagtaatcccatgatgggtgacccactagaaagttgctcgtgagttcccaaaaacaaaactgtaagggaatggtaagcccaaagcggacaatatcgagtttccaaaaataaaactgtgagggaatggtaagcccaaagcggacaatatcgtgctacggtagtggagcggatCTGGatagtgatccgccctgggcctGGATGTGACATGATGGGTTTGAAACTCgtctccatcttttttttttcagtttatttttattaaaatattttttttttcaatttatttttattaaatacatAAGTTtctacaaaataatataaaaattccaCATACTAACATGAAAATTCGAACCCTGACCCTCTAAATAGTTAAGGAAAAACTATACGCCACCTTTCCACTTattgatttgttaaatttgtttgtgctattagaatttaaagaaactcaaatgaaaactaaaattatttttttgaacaaaaaaaataaaattcttaaGTACTTTTTAGGGCCTCCAATTGACTTTCGCACAAGGCCCCTGAAATCTCAGGACCGACCTTGCTCATCCCTTTCTCGATCTTGAAAACTTCCCACCATGTCCATGTCTTCTTCATCTATCCCTAGTCCTAAGGTCATCTCTAACCGACACAATCAAAGAGTCAAGAccaaaaaaagccggttttgacacgaaaaccgtctccaaacGAGGGCTAAGGCAAAGGGCTCATGGGCCCCACCTGACAAAAAATTGGAGAACCGGCCAACGGACTGGCCAATAGCAGCCAGCCAGCTAGCCCTATAGCCCAACCCAAACACATGCTACCTGACGTCAGGttactgttagatttgattttttttttttaagacgaaatttaaaaaaaaaatctaattttttttcctataaagaCCTAAGCCATTTCTCACGtatttttcaccattccatactatcttacctcatttaatttcaattcttcaccaatttttcacatcattttcattatataaagataataaatCCGGAGGCTTATTAATTTAGTGACAAatgacactcaaaatatgtccgaaaaccttattttaatatggtagtttaattcaattaaccatattatttcaattaaaataataaattattaaggggGCTAAAAACTAGcccccttcggttggagatgatataaaatatggcatgtcactgttcattaaaaaataatttcttgcatgGCTATAGGACTAAACGTGGCCCTTTGGCCCCCTTTCAGTTGGAGATATCCTAATGTTGCTCAATTCCTTAAGCTTTCCAACTCCAACTACCTAATTTGGCTTCATCAAAATCTTACATTACTAGCAGCTGCTAACATCAATTAGGCTCCATGATTGAACTTGTCACTCGATGAACCTACAACACATTTAGAAGCcccgtttgataactattttgttttttttaatttttggctcTTCCTATTTCTTCTATATCTCTCCCACCAACCTTCTTCACCCCTCCATTCCCACATATAGTTCCTCCCATCTcaagcataaaaaataaaaacaaaaaaaaaaaaaaatatgattatcAAACCTGCCCTAAATATCTTCCCATGTCTAATTACATGATCATGGAATAATTGGACCGGGATGCTGCAAGGTTAGCAGAAGCATGTATCAAGTACAGAAGACTACGAAGCAATCGCCAGTGTATTCTACCTAAACAAATATGTCTTTAATCACCGGAGTATGGGTTCTTCACAATCTTCCAAGACCTAATcgttaatatttattttctaaaccCCACCAGTGTAGAATTGTAAGGAACAAGCCATCTCTCTGTCTCAGGGtttcatcaaacaccttctCCACCAAATCGATTAATACACGGCCCACAAAAACATGGGTTTCATAAATGAATAGTTTTTTAGAACCCATTTACCAACGGGCCCATATTTGGTGCACCACTGGATTGAGGCCAATCTAATTGGAACAATTGCAATCcaaccagtttttttttttataaagaaaattgacgTTTCACCATTAAATCCATTAATAATATGGTGAATAATCAAACTTATTTATACGTCCATGCAAATTTCCTGTTCTCTTCAATATAGTATTTACTCTCAATATGTCCCCTCACATATGGAGAATTTTCAAGCCTATCACGTGGATAAATGGGGTGACGTAGAGCACGTGGGGCTATTGGTCTTCACACGTGAGTCAACCTGTTATGATCctatgaagaaagttaaggttccatcataaaactaattggcaatatgcaAAGTGGCAACTTATTTATAAGTTCATACAAGATCCCTCCTCATATCAATATGAGATTATCCTCAACATTTTCTTCCCAATTTATTGTAAGTTGGTACTTTTTTTCCTAATCATTACTATTGTTAGGAGAACTCTCACCATCAAATTTGTCCCCACAACCAATCAAGTGGATGAATGTTGTTATTGTATATCATGTGAGCTTCCTGTATATATTTTGTACCACTGTAGTAGGAGTTAGGTGCAACGGGTTTGTTGTCACTTATTTACTGTGACGTTCTAAACCATTCATGCCCTGAATTAATATCTTGAAATGCAATGGTAAATATAAACTTGTTTGCATGAAAGTCTGTAGTTTGGACCATAACCGCGAGGACATGAGTTTGAGAGTtgcaaaatatcaaacaatagTTACAATACCATAGCGGAACTTGTCATGGGTTTCCCATTTTATCCTTTAACTAACATTCCTGCACGCACTGATGCACGTCCATACGAaagcggaaaaaaaaaaacataaatacaaAACAATATTAAATTCTAATATCTTATTAGAATTTACCGAATAATGTTATGTTGAGGGAAGCTCTTAAATTAAATGCCGAATGCCTGCTTCATCGAAATCGTTTTCATCCTCACAGTACATGAAGTCAGAATTGCAAGAAAATGACCTATCCAGATATTAACCACTAATTTGGAGATGCTAAAAGAACGAAAATTTGATGTTAAAAACATGAATTAGAAGAAAAATTGGaataaaaacataaatcaaCACTAATATCCACCCTCCAAACCTTCATCTCTACAAATCAAACACCCCCAATTTCACTGGAAACCGCCAAGTCTCGGGTTCCACAGTCGGTAGCTATCAGAGACATTTTATGATTATTGCCTGCTACAATGCATAATGGAATTACAAACACCAGGTTATAGTTTCCCTTGATGTCATCATAGTTATTTACCCTGAATTTAGTTTTGAGTGAaaatattaccaaaaaaaaaaattaaaaaaaaaacataaaaacagttAAATTAATAGTGCCCCATAGGTCAGAGCGCTTACACCATTAATCGTGTAATGCGACACCATCAAATTAACTATTTTCATCTGGTAAAGTCACTGGCTTCGCAACAAAACCCTTCAAACacgaaaatacaaaaattataacTGCGATTCACACAGAGAGAGGTGGGTGTATGGACGTGAGGTTGGTTCTTACAAATGCCCATTGATTTAGCAAACCACTTTTGCAGTTTACGTTGATCAATTTTGTAAAATCTACGTGGGCATAACGTGGGATGAGAATGTGCACGTCtctattatttattttgaaattatttgatctcttttccaataatttttttttgctttagTTTTTTTTGTATCTATTTTATGACAAAATTATCCCTGCATATTTTGTTCTATTATTTTCAGtaaggtttgaattttttttgttttagggacTTTTATGTCCATTTcttttagaaaaactaatgaaaagagcttgaaaactttaagttttaacgttaaggacaaaataaaaggtaaagtgaatagtaccaggattgacttatTAGAGGGtctagtttttttttgtgaagccTTGAGACACAAAAACTCACTTCTGGCTTTCTAATATTAGAGATTGGAGATTAGGAATAGAATACTATACTTTTTTAAACTATAAAAGCATCCGTAATTCGAATGTGAAAATTCAAATACGAAATTGCATACAAATGTGACAATTCAAAGAATtctttaattagaaaattaagaaactttgcaataatttataattattcaGATCAATCTTGCTGTTGCAAATGTATTTTAGAACTAAAACTCATTTCTTTTCACGGTATAAATACGTAGAGATTGACAGCCGGATAATAAGAGGAAAAGGGAGTTgcataattatgaaaagaaacacTTAGGACTTATGGCTTTTTTTAAAATGAGACTCTTCATAAATTTTATgtcacttcatatttttttacataattttttataatattgatacaAAAAATAACACTATAAGATGATAACCCTTTCTTTGTCCTTAGCATTTCTGTAAGCCAGAAATATCTATGTTTACATCGAACGAACCTCTCAAAACTTAGATATTTTACCATGCATCGTGGAGGGTCCTTATCAAGaacaaagttaaaaaacatGTCGGCACGCTCAAATTCCACGATGCACCAGAAGCACATTGGAAACTAACACGTGTCATGATTACCCATTTATGGAAATGCATAatccatttttctttatttggaaactaaaataataaaattgtttATGTCATGTGTACCCAATGGTTAGCCTCCACGTGGCTCCATCAGCAGCGGAAGTTGCAGCTCTATATAACCGCCCTCTACCCTTTGCAGTTTCTGTCAAAGCAGTCGGACACTTCTTGTATAAACCACTCTCTACCCTTTGTAGTTTTCTTTCTCTGATCAAACTTGATAGGTATGGGTACAGCGACCTGCATCGACATCATCCTCGCCATACTCTTGCCACCTCTTGGTGTCTTCCTCAGGTTTGGCTGTCATGTAAGTTATTCTCTTTCGCGTCCATTATTTTATAGATGTTGTATGTCATACAAACACGTATTACATACTAAAATTGATTGACTCTGGATATTCCATCATACATACACGTCTCACATACTAACACTGCTTGAATCATCATCGTAGTGGAAGTCATAGATGTAACGTTCATCGTTGCCCTAATTTGTGTATGGTCTGTGTTTATGTGTGTTTTGAAACAGAATTTTCATGCAGTTATTTTTATGAGGAATTTTGATGTTTATATGTGGTGGTTTTGATGACTTGCAGTCGGAGTTTTGGATCTGTTTGGTGCTGACTCTGTTTGGTTACATCCCTGGTATTCTATATGCTCTCTATATCATCACCAAGTGATCCTTTCAATTTGTGTAATGTAAGCACCAACTTCTCTATCAATCAATatttcttgttttaatttttttttaattttttttatagttaaaGTATGATATTCATTGATGATCGAAGGAATACGTAAAAAGAGGATAAAGTGCTTTAAAATTGGAGCAGTGGTCCTTAAACTTTGGCTCAATTAGAGCTTAGTCCCTGAAGTAAAAATCCGCAAGTTTTGGTCTTTGAACTTCTTATAATGTAaagcaatgatttttttttctaactcTGTTAGAACTTCTATTCAAAATAAAAGGTTTAAATATGCAAAAAATATGTGGAAGTTTTAATGGATTTAGCCAATATGACTATTGCTCCACATTAtgacaaattcaaattttaacacTCACGAAATTTTAGTTTAGAGACCTAAGCTCTAATTAAGCTAAAATTAAAAGACTATTGCTCTAATTAtctctaaatatttttaaaaggaATAAAACTTCCTCATTAAGCAAATATGCCTTTCTTTAGCGTATCAACCCTACTATGATTTAGTTCGACAGAGAAAATGATTTGGGTGTACTTGAAAATAACCTGCATTAGTTTATACTAGCAGAGAGCATACATTTTGTgtgtgaaaaatattttttgttcttatataaatatcttttttaatattacataattactgttttgtcctctttatataaatattgtgtatcaaaaatgAGGGTAAAACTAGAAAAATAagtatatgattgtcattttctcaaaaaaaaaaagagggtaaaataggaaaaatagggatatgattgtcattttgtcaaaatgtaTAAAATTACTATTTCCTCCTTTTGTCTATAAAAAATGAAggcaaaatagaaaaaaaagaaaaaaaagttgacaaaTAGGATTCTCTTAATAGATAAAAGATGACAAGAAGGTTTCTCTTCATAGTATAGATATTGCCATCCACCAATAATTATGTGGTATGTATGCTTTAACAAAGAAGGATCATGACTCATATTACATTCTGATccttttaatgttttttattgGACAGGTAGGTAAAGGATGTGTGTGAAAGGCAGCTATGTCTTTTTGTTTATGTATCAAGGGTTTGTTTTCAACCGTTTGATGGATTGGTCATAATCTGGTGTAGCCAAATGGATGGTTGATCTCATTCGTGTAGCGCGTATTTACTGCAAATGTTCattgttttttcctttcattttgatttgaataaaaGACTCAGATTTGACTATTCCTAGCACTTACTCAACgcatttaaatataaaaaaaattttgccaaaaaaaaatatatatatatatataatatatttgctgaaaaaaagaaaaaaaaaaaaaagaaactgcGCACGACGCAATTCCTGTTGTTGTTATAAGTCTTTTTGTGCGACGCATGTTATtctttcgtcgcgcaaaccctgTTTTTACGGATTTTGTGCAACGGTTTGCGTGCGACGAAGACGTCATTGGGCTAATTTTCAGGCaacatttttttactttgtgCGAAGAAGGTACATGCATCATGCAAACTATTTTTTGTACTAGTAACGTCATCTTTCACATCTTTCACCTAATCCTCGTCATCCCATCTCTCGAGTGACGATGTCGACCACGTCCTGCGAGTAGGTGGTCTTGAGGTTTTCTCAACGGAGGGCGACGGTCTTGTCATGGGACTAGCAGGGAGGAAGGTGGGGTTGGGTTGAGATGGGTTTACTTTACTGGGATTGGGTTAGCCTGGGTTCCTGGGTTTGTGGTGGAGGAGGATGAGGCTACAAGAGCGAGGGAGGATAGAAGAGAGGAAGGCTGCGGAAGAGAGAGGGTAGATaatgaaattaatgaaaaaaataaggggtattgttgtccaaaaagttgcaaaatatcaaacaatagTTACAATACCATAGCAGAGCTTGTCATGGGTTTCTCATTTTATCCTTTTATAAAATACCATACTTTTCCAAACTATAAACGCATCCGTAATTCGAATGTGAAAATCCAAAGAATtccttaattaaaaaattaagaaactttGCAATAACATAATTATTCGGATCAATCTTGCTGTTGCAAAGGTAGTTTAGAACTAAAATTCAGTTCTTTTAACGGTATAAATACATAGAGATTGACAACCTGAATAATAAGAGGAAAAAGAGAACtgcataattatgaatataaatGTTTAGGAGGCTCTCTTAAAAATGGAATTTTTACTATGTgatacttcattttttttaacacaatatttttattattaacatgaaaattaacattaaacaataagatgatagaaaattaaaaaaaaaaatcccacttTCAATAGTTTTCCATTGCATTTCTCCAGGTCAGAACTATCTATCTTTAGATCGAAGGAACCTCTCAAAAAGATACTTTGCCATGCATCTTGGAGGGTCCTTATCAAGAACAAAGTTCAAAAAACATGTCGGCACGCTCAAATTACACAAGGCATCAGAAGCACCATGTATATATATCATCTTAGGTGATATTTGATAtgaacaaccacatcatttgaattaatcatatttttaaatttagttcattatttaataaactaataattaatataaactagttaattaaataataattgtggtatacgagaaatctttttccttcattttcttgggttttgcaaatttttcaaataatacGACTATCCACGTCAGATGTCATCTAAGGTGGTATAAaaatttagtataaataacATTATCGTTTTTCTAATAAAATTGCGTACGTGTACCCAGTGGTTAGCCTCCACGTGGCTCCTTCAGCAGCAGAAGTTGCAGCCCTATATAACCACCCCCTACCCTTAGCAGTTTCTGTCAAACTCTCTACCCtttgttgttttctttctcTGATCAAACTTGATAAGTATGGGTACAGCAACCTGCGTCGACATCATCATCGCCATCCTCTTGCCACCTCTTGGTGTCTTCCTCAGGTTTGGCTGTCATGTAAGTTTTTCTCTTTCGCGTCTGTTATTTTATAGATGTTGTCTGTCATGATGGTGGATAGTCCATCATACAAACACGTCTTACATATTAACACTGCTTGAATCATCAAAGTAGTGGAATTCATAGATTTAACGTTCATCGTTGACCTAATTTGTGTATGGTCTGTGTTTATGTGTGTTTTGAAACAGAATTTTCATGCAGTTATTTTTATGAGAAATTTTGATGTTTATATGTGGTGGATTTTGATGATTTGCAGTCGGAATTTTGGATCTGTTTGGTGCTGACTCTGTTTGGTTACCTCCCTGGTATTATATATGCCATCTATGCCATCACCAAGTGATCCTTTCAATTTGTGTAAGCACCAACTTCTCTATCAATCAatatttcttgtttttatttatttttagttgtaGTGTGATATTCAATTATTCATTGATGATCGAAGGAATACGTAGAAAGAGGATAAAGTGCTTTAAAATGGGgacttgataattttttttattgggctTGTTTTGGTTTGGATATTTCATGAAATCGaatatcttaattttttgagaaaattgagaTTTTGTTCAATTAGAGATTTTGTGATCCTTGAACTTTGCTCAATTAGAGATTTTGTtcttgaagtaaaaatccgcaAGTTTTGATTCCTGAACTTCTTATAACGTGGAgttggtttttttaattttttctaacTCTGATAATGCTTCTATTCAAAATAAAGGGTTTAAAGATGCAAAAAATGTGTGGAGATTCTAACGAATTTAGCCAGTATGACCATTACTCCACATTATGACAAATCCAGATTTGAACTCACGAATTTTAATTTAGAGATCAAAGTACCAATTAAACTAGAACTTAAAAGATCCTTGCTCTAATTAtctctaatattttttaaaggAATAAAACGTCCTCTTTAAGCAAATATGCCTTTTTTGGGTTTATCAACCCCATTAATTTAGTTCGACAGAGAAAATGATTTGGGTCAACTTGAATGACCTGCACTAATTTATATATTGCCATCCACCAATAATTATGTGATACATATGCTTTAACAAAGAAGGATTAGTGACTCATATCACATTCTGATccttttaatgttttttattgGACAGGTAGGTAAAGGATGTGTGTGAAGGGCAGCTATGTCTTTTTGTTTATGTATCAAGGGTTTGTTTTCAGCCGTTTGATGGATTGATCTTAATCTGGTGTAGCCAAATGGATGGTTGATCTCATTCGTGTAGCGTGTATTTAGAGCAGTTGTtcattgttttttccttttttttttttcctttcattttgatttgaataaaaGACTCAGATTTGACTATTCCCAGCCCTTACTCAAAACGCATTTGTTCAAAGTAAATTGCAAGCATCATCGACCACCTCGAGACGAGTTAGTGATTGAGGATGAATTTTAAATCTGTATTCTATATGATATGTTATAAGTTTCTTAGTGCGTGTAAATTACACATAATAATTAGAGGAGAGtgaaatatttttgtaattCTTCTCGACCTTCAAAAAGGTAAATTATGGGTGTGGAGACATTGACTGGTCCCTTTCCTTGagcataattttttttgcaagCATCATCAATTTCGTTGTAAACCATAAGCATTACAAATCCAATGCTTGTAAACCAAGACCTCAAAAGGTTTACTTTAAGAGGGCTGAACACATTCTTCCTACCGCGTAGGAAACACCATAATTTGGCTTCAGCTTTTAATCAAGTAAAATgactttgtttttttctttttctcacttCCTCTATccaataaattaaagaaagatcaaataataaaaacaaagggaagagTGTTAAAAGAGAGATGAAGAGTGTAAACATCTCAACCCTTAATCAACCAccattttcaaaaatttattgagatattttgcattttgattttaGTACTTAATACCTCATTCTAATTGTAAACACTCTTGAATACTGTCCAAATTGTCAATTCCCAAGTTTCATAGGAATACTGTCCAACTAATCacaaaaaatgaagaataaTATTGTCCAATTGAGGTATAAACAATCTAATAAGATCTTCTCAATGTCCCAAGGGGCAACCCTACTCTTTTTCTTTGTGATGCTttcctttaattaaaaaacaattggATAACTAATCAGATGTGACAATagtattttctcttctttttttttataagaaaagaGATCTAACTTCATGCTTAAGCACACAAGGCATCAACCTGTCTTAATCAACTGGTCTAATCAACATCggttccttttttgttttcaaactgAGCCAGGTTTCTACTTCAAACCCATTACTCCACTAATAAGCTCCCACGTGTCCCATGTAAGAAGAAGAAGGTCTAGTCTTCTTCACGAAGATTATAGATTGGACTTTAGGTTATAAAATGCAGATGAGATCACGTGCATAGTGTAGGCGATTCAGATAAGACCCTATGTTGGAGATATGTCaacaatttataataaaaataaataatatagtgtataaacaaagaaataatattaaacagaaatattgaagatcgaggcttgcgtACTGTAATGTTATTAAAACAGAAATTTCGTTCctactcagtgcttgtagttctacgaACGTCTGCTTCACTAGGATTCAACGATCAAGTCAGAATTCCAACACCAGAAAACTTGACTTCTGTCGAATTTTTGTGTGATTCTTTCAGAAAGGATATTTGTGATTGTAGAAGAAGAATGTTGATTTTCTGTATGCTAAATGCCatgcagatggatgtatatatagtAGGTGTATGCCTATTCGCAACAGGTATGAGAAAGGGATATGTCAGTTGGGAGACATCTTCTCCAGAGGGGCGCTTTGCTCTCTGCGTTCTTTCATCACTCTTTAAACTTCATCTGAAAATATGAGTGTgttgattaaaaataataaaaaataaaattttaattaaattcgaaattaaagaatttaattacTAAAGAGCCAGAGTCCAAGGGTGAGCTAAATTTTATTCTCCAATGTCTATCACTTcaatcactttttataaaagataAAGCCTTATAAAGTGAGAAAACCTTTTGGTAATGACTAATGTGAGACAATAAAATTTCTATCCAAAATTTCCAATACCTCATTGGTCGCTGCATACTTGAAGCCTCCATCACGGCCGTAGTTCCGGCGTGTGCCGCGGCAACCTACGAGCCGTTATATTTTCCTGACAGCCTGGAGGCTGGTCGATACTCGATTTCATCCCAATG from Pyrus communis chromosome 17, drPyrComm1.1, whole genome shotgun sequence includes the following:
- the LOC137722883 gene encoding hydrophobic protein RCI2B; amino-acid sequence: MGTATCIDIILAILLPPLGVFLRFGCHSEFWICLVLTLFGYIPGILYALYIITK
- the LOC137722882 gene encoding hydrophobic protein RCI2A-like, producing the protein MGTATCVDIIIAILLPPLGVFLRFGCHSEFWICLVLTLFGYLPGIIYAIYAITK